The Callospermophilus lateralis isolate mCalLat2 chromosome 18, mCalLat2.hap1, whole genome shotgun sequence nucleotide sequence CCACGGGGAGGGCCCGGAAAATGGGATTCTCCAGTCTGTGCCCTTGTTCAGGGGAGTCGGGACCTCAAACCTGCCCCCCACCTTCCATCAGTCTTCCCAGCACAGCTTCAGTAATGGTCACTGGGTCGCAGGGTCCAGGCCCTAGGCACCAGGTAGCTCAACCCTGAGTTGAAGAGGCCACTGCTATGACCTTAAACTGAGTGCTTGGCATGGGGCACCCATGCCTGTCTGGGTCCCCTTCATTCTTCCACACTGCAGACCATGGTCGCTTCCTTCAAGGACATCCATCAGTGACCAACAGCTCTCCTTTCTCTCGGTAAAAGCTGTGTGGCTCAGATACCACCCGCTCCCTGGTGTCCCACCTCAGTCTCTGCCTGTAGGTGGCAGGACCCTCCAAGCTCTGCTGCTGTCCCTTGATGACTTACATTTGGCTCACAGCAGGCACCCAGGGGACAGGAGGATGCCTGGGTTTGGGGACAGACAGCTCTGGCTGCACCCCATCACTTACTGACCATGTATGACTTGGGACAAGCTCTCTGTGCAATGGGACTTTTAATAGACCCTCCTTCCCAGGGTCTGGGGAAGGGGTGTTCAAAGAGAGCCCTGGGCATGGGACTGGCCCTGAGGAGACCTTCAGCAAGGGAGTCCCTAGGCTTATTGCATTAATTGTGTCTGAGTCAAAATCATTGCCTTTCATGAGCACCTGGCCCAGGCCAGGCTCTGTGCAGTCCATGCTCTGGGGCAGGTGCTGACATCATCTTGGAACAACAcacgaggaaactgaggctggacAGAGTTAAATAACCAGCTGTTCAGAGCTGCAGGGAGTAGCCAGGGTTGCACCTGGGCCTGCTTCCTGAGCACTTATTGATGATGCTCTCTGTCCCCTCTCCAAACTATGGGAAATTTGTGCTCAACTCACGGCCAGGGTCCTCTGCCCCTTCTAACATCAATTCCCAGTGTCTCTGGAGGTAAGACATAGTTGTCAATCCCAACTCTGCCTCTTCCCTACTGTGTGACCTTAAGTACATTCTTTAACCTCACagtctctttttctcctttataaaatgtaaataattgTTGTCACCTCCTTGACATTCAAAGAGATCATGTGCTCTGAGCACTGAAGCATGTGCCCAATAAATATTCCTTGACTAAGTGTCTCCTTGACTAAGggtctggaggtgtggctcagtggtaaagtgcatgcttagcatgggcaaggccctatgttcaatctccagcacacaTATTCAcaagcacacgcacacacacacacacacacacacacgaagtaTTTgaaaatgtaactcagtggtctactacttgcctagcatgctcaaggccctgggtttcattcccagcaTAGCAAGAGGGGAAAGTGGCTTCCACTTTAGGATTGATAAAAAGGTTTAAGAAGGACTTGCTTTGGAGTTCCCCAGGCCCACTCCTGCCAATTGCATGCTGTGTGACCATGGGCCAATGAGATTCCCTTTCAGAGCCTCAGTCAGCATCCATAAAACAAGATCATGactgtggccctcatggaaatatTGTGAGGACTAAGTCAGATCATGCAGGTGACTGTGCCGCCCAGTGTCTGGCTCACAGTAAGGGACAGTTATAAAGAATAgcaatggggggctggggatgtggctcaagcggtagcgcgctcgcctgacatgcgtgcggcccgggttcgatcctcagcaccacgtacaaacaaaagatgttgtgcccgccgataactaaaaaataaatattaaaattctctctctctacctctctctctcttaaaaaaaaaaaaaaagtctatctttccttccttcctttcttaaaaaaaaaaaaaaaaaaaaagaatagcaatgGCTCTGGAGTATTCAGAGGGAGCACCCTCCAGCCTTGGAGAAAGGAGGATGGCGAGGGCATTTAAAACCATATATCCTAATTGAACagacagggaaactgaggcccagggagtGGAAGGGCCTTTGCAGAGGACTCACAGCACCTTGGAGGCAGCAGGACCTGTAAATGACCTCCTTCTGGACCTCCTTGGGAGACCAGAGTCAAATGGGGGTCATAGGCAGGAGTGGGCCCTTTAAATACTAAGCTCCACCTTTGCTTAGAAGGGGCTCTGGAGAGTATAAAAGGGGGTGCGGCTCCTTTGCTCCACAAAACACTGCTGCTCCTGCCCACAGGTCCTCAGGCCCAGCCCCCCTCCAGCCGGCCCCTGCCATGGAGCTGCCACCCTTTGACATGTGGAAGGACTACCTCAACCTGAACCAGGTGGTGCTGACTCTGACCCAGAGCAGGAGCCAGAGGCTGGAGGCAGAGGAGCTTGAGGAGCAGGGACCTGGCCCCCAGCTGGGGCAGGATCAGGGGCTGGGGACTGCCCTCTGCAACTTCTGCAAGCACAACGGGGAGTCCCGCCACGTCTACTCCTCACACCAGCTGAAGACAGCCGAGGGCGTGGTGCTGTGTCCCATCCTGAGGCACTACGTGTGTCCCCTGTGTGGCGCCACCGGGGGCCAGGCCCACACTCTCAAGTATTGCCCTCTCAATGGCAACCAGCAGTCCCTCTACCGCCGCAGTGGACGCAACTCAGCCGGCCGCAAGGTCAAGCGCTGAGGACCATGAGGTGCCCACCGCCCGCACCCCGCACCCCTCCGGATCAGTCCCACCCAGTCCCTCCACCCTCCCTCCCACTCCCACAGCCCTGGGATCCCTGGACCCCGCACTCCATCCCTGCTGGATCCCCAAATAACGGAGGCTGCTGGCAGCCAGGCCGGGCATCCCAGGGCTTCTGGTGCGCAGGAGCCCTGCGCTGAGCACTCCCGCCCCCATGGCTGTCTCTGGGCCACAGGTCACAGAACTTCTGTCCTTCTGGGGCCTGCTGGTAGCACTAGCCCTGCTCCTTTGACTTCTCAGCCCCAGGCCTGGGGGAACCCCGGATCCCTGGCCCCACAGGACCCCGTGTGCTTCTCCAAGCTGGCCTCAGAATTTGGAGTGGGTGACAAGCTGGCCCGAGGCTCCCACCGAGAACTTGAGAATGGGCGCTGGCTCCACACCCACCTTCCCTGGTCCTTCAGCACCTGCAGACCCACGGAGGCAGCAGGGACCACGCTGTTCATTCCTCCCTGCCTTCAGGGTCCCAGGTCAGGAGCCCAGACAGGGGACCGGACCACACTGGAGGGAGCCTGTGTCTTCCCAGGCTACCCGAGTGCGGCCTTGTGGTGAGTGGACACTCTCCAGCTCCCTTGTTGTTCTGCCTTCTTTAACCCATTTCACTCTGCTGCTGTCCCCAACTCCAGTTCCCCCCGCATGACCTTCCCGCAGTGAGATGCATCTCCCTGCCACCTCCTCCCCATGCCGAAATCATGAGAGGTGACTTTTTCATCCTCCAACAGTTAAATTTGCGAAGCTCCCACAGGAAAGAGTCTGCGTGCCTGGATGGGAATGGCAACTACctagattttgttttattttagtaatatttttttagttgtagatggacataatacctttatttatttatttt carries:
- the LOC143384517 gene encoding nanos homolog 2-like; translation: MELPPFDMWKDYLNLNQVVLTLTQSRSQRLEAEELEEQGPGPQLGQDQGLGTALCNFCKHNGESRHVYSSHQLKTAEGVVLCPILRHYVCPLCGATGGQAHTLKYCPLNGNQQSLYRRSGRNSAGRKVKR